From the Manis pentadactyla isolate mManPen7 chromosome 7, mManPen7.hap1, whole genome shotgun sequence genome, one window contains:
- the LOC130684432 gene encoding contactin-associated protein-like 5, which yields MTFSFARHFWKAVSFSTEASYLHFPTFHAEMSVDISFFFKTTALSGVFLENLSIKDFIRLEISSPSEIMFAIDVGTGPVELIAQSPALLNDNQRNLKETSLQVDSLPRVSRETSDEGHFQLQLNSQLFVGRGRLKASFVLKTLRPLGDQAQRKLVLF from the exons ATGACGTTTTCATTCGCAAGAcacttctggaaagcagtatcgtTTTCTACAGAAGCCTCTTACCTCCACTTCCCTACCTTCCATGCGGAAATGAGTGttgatatttccttctttttcaaaacCACAGCTTTATCTGGAGTTTTCCTAGAAAACCTCAGCATTAAAGACTTCATCCGACTTGAAATAAGCT CTCCTTCTGAGATCATGTTTGCCATCGATGTGGGGACTGGCCCCGTAGAGCTCATAGCCCAGTCTCCTGCTCTTCTGAATGACAACCAGAGGAACCTCAAGGAGACCTCACTGCAGGTGGACAGCCTCCCGAGGGTCTCCAGGGAGACTTCAGATGAAGGCCATTTCCAGTTGCAGCTGAACAGCCAGTTGTTTGTAGGTAGGGGACGTCTGAAGGCATCCTTTGTGCTAAAAACCCTGAGACCACTGGGTGACCAGGCTCAAAGAAAATTGGTTCTATTTTAG